One Pseudomonas sp. FP1742 genomic window carries:
- a CDS encoding UTRA domain-containing protein yields the protein MRIETTKAVTAIGQVLQEQLDHGLLAPGSKLPAERKLSELFGTTRITVREALLQLEAQGQIYREERRGWFVSPPRLAYNLMQRSHFHAMVSAQGRVPSTEVISARLQPASAAVCAWLQLPALSSVIQICRSRRIDGRLVLYVEHYLNPQYFPGILDFDLNQSMTELYARHYDLHYGRVRFEIVPTALSVDAAAALRVSVGSPGLRIARVNYDQHQRLIDCDLEFWRHDAIHVGVDVV from the coding sequence ATGCGCATCGAGACAACCAAAGCGGTGACAGCGATCGGGCAGGTTCTGCAAGAACAGCTCGACCACGGCCTGTTGGCGCCCGGGAGCAAGTTACCGGCCGAGCGCAAGCTCAGTGAGTTGTTCGGTACCACGCGGATTACCGTGCGTGAGGCGTTGTTGCAGTTGGAGGCCCAGGGCCAGATTTATCGCGAAGAGCGGCGCGGCTGGTTCGTGTCGCCGCCGCGATTGGCTTATAACTTGATGCAGCGCAGTCACTTTCACGCGATGGTCAGCGCCCAGGGGCGGGTGCCGTCCACCGAGGTGATTTCCGCGCGTTTGCAGCCGGCGTCAGCGGCGGTATGTGCCTGGCTGCAGTTGCCGGCGCTGTCGAGCGTGATCCAGATCTGCCGCTCGCGACGGATTGACGGGCGATTGGTGTTGTACGTGGAGCACTACCTGAACCCGCAGTATTTTCCGGGGATTCTGGATTTCGATCTGAATCAGTCGATGACCGAACTGTATGCGCGGCATTACGACTTGCACTATGGGCGGGTGCGCTTCGAGATTGTGCCGACAGCGCTGTCGGTGGACGCGGCGGCGGCTTTACGGGTGTCGGTGGGCAGCCCGGGGTTGCGGATTGCCCGGGTCAACTACGATCAGCACCAGCGGCTGATCGATTGTGACCTGGAGTTTTGGCGCCATGATGCGATTCATGTCGGGGTGGATGTGGTCTGA
- a CDS encoding alkaline phosphatase family protein, with translation MKHNVILVVLDGLNYEVARHAMGHLQAYVGVGRAALYKLECELPALSRPLYECILTGVTPIDSGIVHNNVSRLSNQRSIYHYATDAGLKTAAAAYHWVSELYNRSPFVAARDRHTDDPTLPIQHGHFYWNDHYPDSHLFADAESLRLRHAPNFLLVHPMNIDDAGHKHGLDTPQYRNSARSADVILADYLQGWLDGGYQVLVTADHGMNNDRSHNGLLPEEREVPLFVLGDAFSFSQSAAPKQTELCGTVCELLGVPHDKPVCQELLK, from the coding sequence ATGAAGCACAACGTCATCCTTGTCGTGCTCGACGGCCTCAACTACGAAGTCGCGCGCCACGCCATGGGGCATCTGCAGGCTTACGTTGGCGTAGGACGCGCGGCGCTCTACAAACTGGAGTGCGAACTGCCGGCCCTGTCCCGACCGCTTTACGAATGCATTCTGACCGGCGTTACGCCGATCGACAGCGGCATCGTTCACAACAACGTCTCGCGCCTGTCCAATCAGCGCAGCATCTACCATTACGCCACCGACGCCGGCCTGAAAACCGCCGCCGCGGCCTATCACTGGGTCAGCGAGTTGTATAACCGTTCGCCGTTCGTGGCCGCCCGGGACCGTCACACCGACGACCCCACACTGCCGATCCAGCACGGTCACTTCTACTGGAACGACCACTACCCGGATTCGCACCTGTTCGCCGACGCGGAAAGCCTGCGCCTGCGCCACGCGCCGAACTTTCTGTTGGTCCACCCCATGAACATCGACGACGCCGGGCACAAGCACGGCCTCGACACCCCGCAATACCGCAACAGCGCCCGCTCGGCGGACGTCATCCTCGCCGACTACCTGCAAGGCTGGCTCGACGGCGGATACCAGGTGCTGGTGACCGCCGACCACGGCATGAACAACGACCGCTCGCACAACGGCCTGTTGCCAGAGGAACGGGAAGTGCCGCTGTTCGTCCTCGGCGACGCCTTCAGCTTCAGCCAAAGCGCAGCACCGAAACAAACCGAACTGTGCGGCACCGTCTGCGAACTGCTGGGCGTGCCCCACGACAAACCTGTGTGCCAGGAGTTGCTCAAGTGA
- the minE gene encoding cell division topological specificity factor MinE: MNLFDFFRANKKPSTASVAKERLQIIVAHERGQRSTPDYLPALQKELVEVIRKYVNIGSDDVHVALENQGSCSILELNITLPDR; this comes from the coding sequence ATGAACCTTTTTGACTTCTTTCGTGCCAACAAAAAGCCCAGTACCGCCTCGGTAGCGAAAGAGCGTCTACAGATCATCGTGGCGCATGAACGCGGCCAACGCAGTACGCCGGACTACTTGCCAGCCTTGCAGAAAGAACTGGTGGAAGTGATCCGCAAGTACGTCAATATCGGGTCCGATGACGTGCACGTCGCTCTGGAAAACCAGGGCAGCTGCTCGATTCTGGAACTCAATATCACCCTGCCAGATCGCTGA
- the minD gene encoding septum site-determining protein MinD, with product MAKILVVTSGKGGVGKTTTSAAIGTGLALRGHKTVIVDFDVGLRNLDLIMGCERRVVYDFVNVVNGEANLQQALIKDKRLENLYVLAASQTRDKDALTQEGVEKVLMQLKEDFEFVVCDSPAGIEKGAHLAMYFADEAIVVTNPEVSSVRDSDRMLGLLASKSRRAENGEDPIKEHLLLTRYNPTRVVNGEMLGVEDVKEILAVTLLGVIPESQAVLKASNQGVPVILDDQSDAGQAYSDAVDRLLGKIVDHRFLDVEKKGFFERLFGGR from the coding sequence TTGGCCAAGATTCTCGTGGTTACATCCGGCAAGGGTGGTGTGGGTAAGACCACCACCAGCGCCGCTATCGGTACCGGCCTCGCTCTGCGTGGTCACAAAACAGTTATCGTCGACTTCGACGTCGGTTTGCGTAACCTCGACCTGATCATGGGTTGCGAGCGTCGCGTGGTGTATGACTTCGTCAACGTGGTGAACGGCGAAGCCAACCTGCAACAGGCCCTGATCAAAGACAAGCGCCTGGAAAACCTCTACGTGCTGGCCGCCAGTCAGACCCGCGACAAAGACGCGCTGACCCAGGAAGGCGTAGAAAAAGTCCTGATGCAGTTGAAAGAAGACTTTGAATTCGTGGTCTGCGACTCCCCGGCCGGTATCGAGAAAGGTGCCCACCTGGCCATGTACTTCGCTGACGAAGCGATCGTCGTGACCAACCCGGAAGTCTCCTCCGTACGTGACTCGGACCGCATGCTGGGCCTGCTGGCCAGCAAGTCCCGTCGCGCCGAAAACGGCGAAGACCCGATCAAGGAACACCTGTTGCTGACCCGCTACAACCCTACGCGCGTCGTCAACGGCGAAATGCTCGGCGTCGAAGACGTCAAGGAAATCCTCGCGGTGACCCTGCTGGGCGTGATTCCAGAATCGCAAGCCGTCCTCAAGGCCTCCAACCAGGGCGTGCCGGTGATTCTCGACGACCAGAGCGACGCCGGCCAAGCGTACAGCGATGCCGTCGATCGTCTGTTGGGCAAGATCGTGGACCATCGTTTCCTCGATGTCGAGAAGAAGGGATTCTTCGAGCGACTTTTTGGAGGTAGGTAA
- the minC gene encoding septum site-determining protein MinC, translating into MSQTEPLDQDPVFQLKGSMLAITVLELARNDLENLDRQLAAKVAQAPNFFSNAPLVLALDKLPASEGSVDLPGLMRICRQHGLRTLAIRASRIEDIAAAIAVDLPVLPPSGARERPLDPLEGVVAKKPEKPPEPTIKPTKIITSPVRGGQQIYAQGSDLVVISSVSPGAELLADGNIHVYGPMRGRVLAGVKGDTKARIFCQQMTAELVSIAGHYKVSEDLRRDPLWGAGVQVSLSGDVLNIIRL; encoded by the coding sequence ATGAGCCAAACCGAACCGCTAGACCAAGATCCCGTGTTCCAGTTGAAGGGCAGCATGCTCGCCATTACGGTGCTGGAACTGGCCCGTAACGACCTCGAGAACCTTGATCGCCAATTGGCCGCCAAGGTCGCCCAGGCGCCCAACTTCTTCAGCAACGCGCCGCTGGTACTGGCCCTGGACAAACTCCCGGCCAGCGAAGGCTCGGTCGACCTGCCGGGGCTGATGCGCATCTGCCGCCAGCATGGCCTGCGCACCCTGGCGATCCGTGCCAGCCGCATCGAAGACATCGCAGCGGCCATTGCGGTCGATCTGCCGGTGCTGCCGCCCTCCGGCGCGCGGGAACGCCCGCTCGACCCGCTCGAAGGCGTCGTTGCGAAAAAACCGGAAAAACCACCGGAGCCGACGATCAAACCCACGAAAATCATTACCTCGCCAGTACGGGGTGGCCAGCAGATTTATGCCCAGGGCAGCGATCTGGTGGTGATTTCGTCGGTCAGCCCGGGGGCGGAACTTCTCGCCGACGGGAACATCCATGTATACGGCCCGATGCGCGGTCGTGTCCTGGCCGGCGTCAAAGGCGACACGAAAGCCAGGATTTTCTGTCAGCAAATGACCGCTGAACTGGTCTCCATCGCAGGCCACTACAAGGTTTCCGAGGACCTGCGACGCGATCCATTGTGGGGCGCGGGCGTACAAGTCAGCCTGTCGGGTGACGTGTTGAACATCATTCGGCTTTAA
- a CDS encoding mechanosensitive ion channel domain-containing protein, producing MFARLFALPCLFLVCLMTLLPMAPAQAVGLPSLLSSTKAQPEAQEPLGQSLDEVIKSLENDQQRTKLLADLKKLRDVTKKAQPTTEQGVLGLIGGTLAGFEKQFSGADSPLTRWSEEVDLAKDELEALMLPANEWLPIIFAFAMILMVWSLLAAALIWLGHRVRMRFGLTEELPQHPKALDMLRFALRKLGPWMIALVMTVYMTYALPSSLGKSLAMVLAYALVVGTCFSAICVIAFSVLDGPHRHRALYILRHQAFRPLWLIGSFAAFGEALNDPRLIASLGSHLAHTAATLANVLAAIFTGLFILRFRRPIAHLIRNQPLSRRLTRRALSDTIEILGTFWYLPALVLVGISLFATFVSAGDTSTALRQSLICTVLLVLCMVINGLVRRHSLKPQRGPKRHALYSDRLKSFFYTLAHLVVWLAFIELGLRVWGMSLIRFTEGEGHEVSVKLFSLGGTLIFAWLIWILSDTAVHHALTRSRKGLANARAQTMMPLIRNVLFVAIFIIALIVALANMGMNVTPLLAGAGVIGLAIGFGAQSLVADLITGLFIIIEDSLAIDDYVDVGGHLGTVEGLTIRTVRLRDIDGIVHTIPFSEIKSIKNYSREFGYAIFRVAVPSNMDIDEAIKLMRDVGQKMRTDPLQRRNIWSPLEIQGVESFESGNAILRARFKTAPIKQWEVSRAFNLSLKRHLDEAGLDLATPRMSIQVITPGGEQSA from the coding sequence GTGTTCGCTCGTCTTTTTGCCCTGCCCTGTCTGTTCCTTGTCTGCCTGATGACACTGCTGCCGATGGCCCCTGCCCAGGCGGTCGGTTTGCCAAGCCTGCTCAGCTCGACTAAAGCCCAGCCAGAAGCGCAAGAGCCGTTGGGGCAATCGCTGGACGAAGTCATCAAGTCGCTGGAAAACGATCAGCAGCGGACCAAACTCCTGGCGGACCTGAAGAAGCTGCGCGACGTCACCAAAAAAGCCCAGCCGACCACCGAACAAGGCGTTTTGGGCCTGATCGGCGGCACCCTGGCCGGTTTCGAAAAGCAATTTTCCGGTGCCGACAGCCCCCTCACGCGCTGGTCCGAAGAGGTCGATCTGGCCAAGGATGAGCTGGAGGCGCTGATGCTGCCGGCCAACGAATGGCTACCGATCATCTTTGCCTTCGCCATGATCCTAATGGTCTGGAGCCTGCTGGCCGCCGCCCTGATCTGGCTCGGCCACCGGGTGCGCATGCGCTTCGGCCTCACCGAAGAACTGCCGCAACACCCCAAGGCCCTGGACATGTTGCGCTTTGCCTTGCGCAAACTCGGGCCGTGGATGATCGCCTTGGTCATGACCGTCTACATGACCTACGCCCTGCCCTCGTCATTGGGCAAAAGCCTGGCCATGGTGCTGGCTTATGCGCTGGTGGTCGGCACCTGTTTCTCGGCGATCTGCGTCATCGCATTTTCCGTGCTCGATGGCCCGCATCGTCACCGCGCCTTGTATATCCTGCGGCATCAGGCTTTCCGCCCGTTATGGTTGATCGGCAGTTTCGCCGCTTTCGGAGAAGCCCTGAACGACCCGCGCCTGATCGCCAGCCTCGGCAGCCACCTGGCCCATACGGCGGCAACGTTGGCCAATGTGCTGGCGGCGATCTTCACCGGGCTTTTCATTCTGCGTTTCCGGCGGCCCATCGCACACCTGATCCGCAACCAACCGTTATCCCGGCGTCTGACCCGCCGCGCCCTGAGCGACACGATCGAGATCCTCGGGACCTTCTGGTATCTGCCGGCGCTGGTGCTGGTGGGCATCTCGCTGTTCGCCACCTTCGTCTCCGCCGGCGACACCAGCACCGCGTTGCGTCAGTCGCTGATCTGCACCGTGCTGCTGGTGCTGTGCATGGTCATCAACGGGCTGGTGCGCCGCCATTCACTCAAGCCCCAACGCGGCCCCAAACGCCATGCGTTGTATTCGGATCGCCTGAAAAGCTTCTTCTACACCCTCGCCCATCTCGTGGTATGGCTGGCGTTCATCGAACTCGGCCTGCGGGTCTGGGGCATGTCGCTGATCCGCTTCACCGAAGGCGAAGGCCATGAAGTCAGCGTCAAACTGTTCAGCCTCGGTGGCACGCTGATTTTTGCCTGGCTGATCTGGATTCTCAGCGACACCGCCGTGCACCACGCCCTCACCCGCTCGCGCAAAGGCCTGGCCAATGCCCGGGCGCAGACGATGATGCCGCTGATCCGCAACGTGCTGTTCGTGGCGATTTTCATCATTGCTCTGATCGTCGCCCTGGCGAACATGGGCATGAACGTCACGCCGCTGCTGGCTGGTGCCGGTGTCATCGGCCTGGCCATCGGTTTCGGCGCGCAATCGCTGGTGGCCGACCTGATCACCGGGCTGTTCATCATCATCGAAGACTCCCTGGCCATCGACGATTACGTGGACGTCGGCGGCCACCTGGGCACGGTCGAAGGCCTGACCATCCGCACCGTGCGCCTGCGGGACATCGACGGCATCGTTCACACCATCCCGTTCAGCGAAATCAAAAGCATCAAGAACTACTCCCGGGAATTCGGCTACGCGATCTTCCGGGTGGCGGTGCCCTCGAACATGGACATCGACGAGGCAATCAAACTGATGCGCGACGTCGGCCAGAAAATGCGCACCGACCCGCTGCAACGGCGCAACATCTGGTCGCCGCTGGAGATCCAGGGGGTCGAAAGTTTCGAGTCAGGCAATGCGATTCTTCGCGCGCGCTTCAAGACTGCGCCGATCAAGCAGTGGGAAGTGTCCCGGGCGTTCAACCTGTCGCTCAAGCGGCATCTGGATGAGGCCGGATTGGATCTGGCGACACCGCGCATGAGCATTCAGGTGATCACCCCCGGTGGCGAACAATCTGCGTAG
- a CDS encoding ABC transporter permease subunit: MTRGKWLAALCLVPFAIFFFVFEIAPLLWVMINSLQSEEFGWGLANFSKIFNSKFYLQAIQYSLEISFWSSVFGIVIAVLGAYSLRRVDSKLRNFVNAFANMTSNFAGVPLAFAFIILLGFNGTFTIMLKQAGIIQDFNLYSKTGLIILYTYFQIPLGVLLLYPAFDALREDWRESAALLGANGWQFWRHIGLPVLTPALLGTFVILLANALGAYATVYALTTGNFNVLPIRIAAMVSGDISLDPNLASALAVVLVALMTLVTIVHQLLLKRSYHVSR, encoded by the coding sequence ATGACCCGCGGTAAATGGCTGGCCGCTCTGTGCCTGGTGCCCTTCGCGATTTTCTTCTTCGTGTTCGAGATCGCCCCGCTGCTCTGGGTGATGATCAACAGCCTGCAATCGGAAGAGTTCGGTTGGGGCCTGGCCAACTTCAGCAAAATCTTCAACTCGAAGTTCTATTTGCAGGCGATCCAGTACAGCCTCGAGATCAGTTTCTGGTCCAGCGTATTCGGCATCGTCATTGCCGTGCTCGGCGCCTACTCCCTGCGCCGGGTCGACTCGAAACTGCGCAACTTCGTGAATGCGTTCGCCAACATGACCAGCAACTTCGCCGGTGTGCCCCTGGCCTTCGCGTTCATCATTTTGCTGGGGTTCAACGGCACCTTCACCATCATGCTGAAACAGGCCGGAATCATTCAGGATTTCAACCTGTACTCGAAAACCGGGCTGATCATTCTCTACACCTACTTCCAGATTCCCCTGGGCGTGCTGCTGCTCTACCCGGCGTTCGATGCACTGCGCGAAGACTGGCGTGAGTCTGCCGCACTGCTCGGCGCCAACGGCTGGCAATTCTGGCGGCACATCGGTCTGCCGGTGCTGACTCCAGCACTGCTGGGCACGTTCGTGATTCTGCTGGCCAACGCCCTCGGCGCCTACGCCACGGTCTACGCCCTGACCACCGGCAACTTCAACGTGTTGCCGATCCGCATCGCCGCGATGGTGTCCGGCGACATTTCCCTCGACCCGAACCTCGCCAGCGCCTTGGCCGTGGTGCTGGTGGCGTTGATGACCCTGGTGACCATCGTGCATCAGCTGCTGTTGAAGAGGAGCTACCATGTCTCGCGCTGA
- a CDS encoding ABC transporter permease, with protein sequence MSRAELGPVGVYHRVIVYLLFAILLLPLLGTLIYSIASSWSATIMPSGFTFKWYIQLWSDPRFLDAFGQSLLVCIGSLILSVVLILPLLFVVHYHFPKLDALMNILILLPFAVPPVVSSVGLLQLYGSGPFAMVGTPWILIGCYFTVALPFMYRAITNNLQAINLRDLMDAAQLLGASTFQAAFLVVLPNLRKGLMVALLLSFSFLFGEFVFANILVGTRYETLQVYLNNMRNSSGHFTSALVISYFFFVLVLTWAANILNKDKSE encoded by the coding sequence ATGTCTCGCGCTGAACTGGGGCCCGTCGGTGTCTACCACCGGGTCATCGTGTATTTGCTGTTTGCCATTCTGTTATTGCCGCTGCTCGGAACCTTGATCTACTCGATCGCCAGCAGTTGGTCGGCGACGATTATGCCCAGCGGCTTTACCTTCAAGTGGTACATCCAGCTGTGGAGCGATCCGCGCTTTCTCGACGCGTTCGGCCAGTCGCTGCTGGTGTGTATCGGCTCGCTGATTCTGTCGGTGGTGCTGATCCTGCCGCTGCTGTTCGTGGTGCATTACCACTTCCCTAAGCTCGACGCGCTGATGAACATCCTGATCCTGCTGCCCTTCGCGGTGCCGCCGGTGGTGTCGTCGGTGGGGCTGTTGCAGCTCTACGGTTCCGGGCCGTTCGCGATGGTGGGTACGCCGTGGATTCTGATCGGTTGCTACTTCACCGTGGCGCTGCCGTTCATGTATCGGGCCATTACCAACAACCTGCAAGCCATCAACCTGCGCGACCTGATGGACGCCGCACAATTGCTCGGCGCCAGCACTTTTCAAGCAGCTTTCCTGGTGGTGCTGCCGAACCTGCGCAAGGGTCTGATGGTGGCGTTGCTACTGTCGTTCTCGTTCCTGTTCGGTGAGTTCGTGTTCGCCAACATCCTCGTCGGCACCCGCTATGAAACCTTGCAGGTCTACCTCAACAATATGCGTAACAGCAGCGGTCACTTCACCAGCGCGCTGGTGATTTCCTACTTCTTCTTTGTGCTGGTTCTGACCTGGGCGGCCAATATCTTGAACAAGGACAAAAGCGAATGA
- a CDS encoding ABC transporter substrate-binding protein, with translation MKQFFLASLLGSTIALCTAAMAADTDLKTLEAAAKAEGAVNSVGMPDDWANWKGTWEDLAKKYGLKHIDTDMSSAQEIAKFAAEKDNATADIGDVGAAFGPIAVKQGVVQPYKPSTWAQVPEWAKDKDGNWALAYTGSIAFIINKKLLHGSEAPTKWADLKSGKYKVSIGDVSTAAQAANGVLAAALANGGDEKNIQPALLLFADIAKQGRLSMANPTIATMEKGEIEVGVVWDFNGLSYKAKMANPDDYTVLIPSDGSVISGYTTIINKYAKHPNAAKLAREYIFSDAGQINLAKGNARPIRAEHLTLPEEVKAKLLPNEQYKKVTPIKDADAWEKTSKSLPQKWQEEVIINMP, from the coding sequence ATGAAACAGTTTTTCCTGGCATCACTGTTAGGCTCGACCATTGCCCTGTGCACTGCCGCCATGGCGGCGGATACCGATCTGAAAACACTCGAAGCCGCTGCGAAAGCGGAAGGCGCCGTCAACAGCGTCGGCATGCCCGATGACTGGGCCAACTGGAAAGGCACCTGGGAAGACCTGGCCAAGAAATACGGCCTGAAACACATCGACACCGACATGAGCTCGGCCCAGGAAATCGCCAAGTTCGCCGCCGAAAAAGACAACGCCACAGCCGACATCGGCGACGTCGGAGCCGCCTTCGGCCCGATCGCGGTCAAGCAGGGCGTGGTGCAACCTTACAAGCCGAGTACTTGGGCACAGGTTCCGGAATGGGCCAAGGACAAGGACGGTAACTGGGCACTGGCCTACACCGGCTCCATCGCGTTCATCATCAATAAAAAGCTGCTGCACGGTTCCGAAGCACCGACCAAATGGGCCGACCTCAAGAGCGGCAAGTACAAAGTCTCCATCGGTGACGTAAGCACCGCAGCCCAGGCTGCCAACGGCGTACTGGCCGCCGCCCTCGCCAACGGTGGTGACGAGAAAAACATTCAGCCGGCCCTGTTGCTGTTCGCCGACATCGCCAAGCAAGGCCGCCTGTCCATGGCCAACCCGACGATCGCCACCATGGAAAAAGGTGAAATCGAAGTCGGTGTGGTCTGGGACTTCAACGGCCTGAGCTACAAGGCCAAGATGGCCAATCCGGATGACTACACCGTGTTGATTCCGTCCGATGGCTCGGTGATTTCCGGCTACACCACCATCATCAACAAATACGCCAAGCACCCGAACGCCGCCAAACTGGCCCGCGAATACATCTTCAGCGACGCTGGCCAGATCAACCTGGCAAAAGGCAACGCCCGTCCAATTCGCGCCGAGCACTTGACTCTGCCGGAAGAGGTCAAGGCCAAGCTGCTGCCTAACGAGCAGTACAAAAAAGTCACGCCGATCAAAGACGCGGATGCGTGGGAAAAGACCTCCAAGTCGCTGCCGCAGAAGTGGCAGGAAGAAGTCATCATCAATATGCCGTAA
- a CDS encoding RluA family pseudouridine synthase — MPLSNIRIIHQDAAVLVVDKPTLLLSVPGRADDNKDCLITRLQENGYPEARIVHRLDWETSGIILLARDPDTHRELSRQFHDRETEKAYTALCWGQPELDSGSIDLPLRYDPPTKPRHVVDHEFGKHALTFWRVLERCGDWCRVELTPITGRSHQLRVHMLSIGHPLLGDGLYAHEQALAAWPRLCLHASMLSFTHPQSGERLRFECPAPF, encoded by the coding sequence ATGCCGTTGTCCAACATCCGCATCATCCATCAGGACGCCGCCGTACTGGTGGTGGACAAACCGACCCTGTTGCTCTCCGTCCCCGGACGGGCCGATGACAACAAGGACTGCCTGATTACGCGCCTGCAAGAAAACGGCTACCCGGAAGCGCGAATTGTCCATCGGCTGGACTGGGAAACCTCCGGCATCATTCTGTTGGCCCGTGACCCGGACACTCATCGCGAGCTGTCTCGGCAATTTCACGACCGCGAAACCGAAAAGGCCTACACCGCCCTGTGCTGGGGACAACCGGAACTGGACAGTGGCAGCATCGACTTGCCCCTGCGCTACGATCCGCCGACCAAGCCACGTCACGTGGTGGACCACGAATTCGGCAAGCACGCCCTGACCTTCTGGCGCGTACTGGAGCGTTGTGGCGACTGGTGCCGCGTCGAGCTGACGCCGATCACCGGCCGTTCCCACCAGTTGCGCGTGCATATGCTCTCCATCGGCCACCCGTTGCTGGGTGACGGTCTCTACGCCCATGAGCAAGCCCTGGCCGCCTGGCCACGCCTGTGCCTGCACGCGAGCATGCTGAGCTTCACTCATCCGCAAAGCGGCGAACGCCTGCGCTTTGAGTGCCCGGCACCGTTTTAA
- a CDS encoding M18 family aminopeptidase has protein sequence MREELNQGLIDFLKASPTPFHATASLVQRLEAAGFVRLDEREPWTTEANGRYYITRNDSSIVAIKMGRHSPLHGGIRLVGAHTDSPCLRVKPQPELQRQGFWQLGVEVYGGALLAPWFDRDLSLAGRVTFRRDGKVESQLIDFKAPIATIPNLAIHLNREANMGWAINAQTELPPILAQFAGDERVDFRAVLTDQLAREHGLNADVVLDYELSFYDTQSAAIIGLHGDFIAGARLDNLLSCYAGLQALLTTETDETCVLVCNDHEEVGSCSACGADGPMLEQTLRRLLPEGDEFVRTIQKSLLVSADNAHGVHPNYADKHDANHGPKLNAGPVIKVNSNQRYATNSETAGFFRHLCMAEEVPVQSFVVRSDMGCGSTIGPITASHLGVRTVDIGLPTFAMHSIRELCGSHDLAHLVKVLSAFYACQELP, from the coding sequence ATGCGCGAAGAGTTGAACCAAGGCCTGATCGACTTTCTCAAGGCCTCCCCTACCCCGTTCCATGCCACCGCCAGCCTTGTCCAGCGTCTGGAAGCGGCCGGTTTTGTGCGCCTCGACGAGCGTGAGCCGTGGACCACCGAAGCCAATGGTCGTTACTACATCACCCGTAACGACTCTTCGATCGTTGCAATCAAAATGGGCCGCCATTCGCCCCTGCACGGTGGTATTCGCCTGGTCGGCGCGCACACCGACAGCCCGTGCCTGCGAGTCAAGCCTCAGCCGGAACTGCAGCGCCAGGGGTTCTGGCAACTGGGCGTCGAAGTCTATGGCGGTGCATTGCTGGCGCCATGGTTCGACCGTGATCTGTCCCTGGCCGGCCGCGTGACCTTCCGCCGTGATGGCAAGGTCGAGAGCCAGTTGATTGATTTCAAGGCGCCGATCGCGACCATTCCGAACCTGGCCATTCACCTCAACCGTGAAGCCAATATGGGCTGGGCGATCAATGCCCAGACCGAATTGCCGCCGATTCTCGCGCAGTTCGCCGGTGACGAGCGCGTGGACTTCCGCGCCGTGCTCACCGATCAGCTGGCCCGCGAACATGGCCTGAACGCCGACGTGGTGCTCGATTACGAGCTGAGCTTCTACGACACCCAAAGCGCGGCGATCATCGGCCTGCATGGCGATTTCATCGCTGGTGCGCGTCTGGACAACCTGTTGTCGTGCTACGCCGGCCTCCAGGCCTTGCTGACGACCGAAACCGACGAAACCTGCGTCCTGGTCTGCAACGATCACGAAGAAGTCGGCTCCTGCTCGGCCTGTGGCGCCGACGGTCCGATGCTTGAGCAAACCCTGCGTCGCCTGTTGCCCGAAGGGGATGAGTTCGTCCGGACCATTCAGAAATCCCTGCTGGTCTCGGCCGACAACGCCCACGGCGTGCACCCGAACTACGCCGACAAACACGATGCCAATCACGGCCCGAAACTCAACGCCGGCCCGGTGATCAAGGTCAACAGCAACCAGCGTTACGCCACCAACAGCGAAACCGCCGGGTTCTTCCGTCATTTGTGCATGGCCGAAGAAGTACCGGTGCAGAGCTTCGTGGTGCGCAGCGACATGGGCTGTGGCTCGACCATCGGCCCGATCACCGCCAGCCACCTGGGGGTGCGCACCGTGGACATCGGCCTGCCGACGTTCGCCATGCACTCGATCCGCGAGCTGTGCGGCAGCCATGACCTGGCGCACCTGGTCAAAGTGCTGAGCGCGTTTTACGCCTGCCAGGAATTACCGTAA